The following coding sequences are from one Diospyros lotus cultivar Yz01 chromosome 7, ASM1463336v1, whole genome shotgun sequence window:
- the LOC127806289 gene encoding LEAF RUST 10 DISEASE-RESISTANCE LOCUS RECEPTOR-LIKE PROTEIN KINASE-like 1.1 translates to MAAVSFIPFVALYFLSHPAVSAHDNSNNNIKISCPKSFRCGNSGPQLYFPFSNISNPQCGLCTVFCGNHEHPVSGINFGSEEAFQITDILSTPSGYGSVKVQVYDPEFTKRLLAGDCSGFRNFSLPNSPSISFTIPRNLTTLFKCRKSYPLSPSAHDESLNYTGCHDFNLYYNKHLPDDHHNVSASADSFHGCDTIFRPLTSTPSKKKTETGENNDDLLKLLNGAFNIELQASEDCLKCHGRGGQCLTTSTKFHCTAKNGPNLKLILPLVTVGALAICLIIVLIICRYKRRKYVSSHLLSRNISADTSAEIEFSRVFFGVPVFKYAELEQATDNFRPSTELGDGGFGTVYHGILQDGREVAVKRLYEHNSRRVMQFLNEVEILTRLRHRNLVSLYGCTSRHSRELLLVYEYIPNGTLADHIQGDRAKDGLLTWPIRMSIAVETASALAYLHATDIIHRDVKTDNILLDNSFSVKVADFGLSRLLPTDVTHVSTAPQGTPGYVDPDYYQSYQLTDRSDVYSFGVVLVELISSMPAVDISRHRHEINLANLAINRIQNRAFNELIDPSLMYESNTSVERMTTSVAEVAFGCLQLEKEMRPSMNEVLEALKEIQDYKDEENNGEQIDNSEPLNHRWPHPSPEGDDAVLLKSGKVPPSPDSVANAHRWVSGSSTSISSG, encoded by the exons ATGGCGGCTGTTTCTTTCATTCCGTTTGTGGCCTTGTATTTCCTGTCTCATCCCGCTGTTTCTGCTCATGATAACAGCAACAATAATATCAAGATTAGTTGTCCCAAGTCGTTTCGCTGCGGAAATTCCGGACCAcagctttattttcctttctccaATATCTCCAATCCCCAGTGCGGCCTGTGCACTGTGTTTTGCGGTAATCACGAACATCCTGTATCAGGAATCAATTTTGGAAGTGAAGAAGCATTTCAGATAACTGACATCTTATCCACGCCCAGCGGTTACGGCAGTGTTAAAGTCCAAGTCTATGACCCAGAGTTCACAAAACGTTTACTTGCCGGCGATTGCAGTGGCTTCAGGAATTTCAGCTTACCCAATTCTCCTTCTATTTCCTTCACTATCCCTCGCAATCTCACCACCCTCTTCAAGTGCAGGAAAAGCTATCCACTTAGCCCTTCAGCACATGATGAGTCTTTAAACTACACAGGCTGTCATGATTTCAATTTGTACTACAACAAGCATCTACCAGATGATCATCACAATGTTTCTGCTTCTGCCGATTCTTTTCATGGCTGCGACACCATTTTTCGGCCTTTGACTTCGACGCcatctaaaaagaaaactgaaACTGGTGAGAACAATGACGATCTATTAAAACTATTGAATGGTGCCTTTAATATCGAATTGCAAGCGTCCGAGGATTGTCTCAAATGTCACGGGAGAGGAGGCCAATGCCTGACCACCAGCACAAAATTTCACTGCACAGCAAAAAACG GGCCAAACCTCAAACTGATCCTTCCCTTGG TCACTGTCGGAGCCCTTGCCATTTGCTTGATTATTGTATTGATTATCTGTCGATACAAAAGACGGAAGTATGTCTCTTCACATCTGTTGTCAAGGAACATTTCCGCCGATACTTCAGCTGAGATTGAATTCAGCCGTGTCTTCTTCGGAGTTCCTGTCTTCAAATATGCTGAACTTGAACAAGCGACAGACAATTTCCGTCCTTCCACTGAACTCGGAGATGGAGGTTTTGGCACTGTCTACCATG GGATACTTCAGGATGGAAGGGAAGTGGCAGTTAAACGCCTATACGAACACAACTCGAGGCGCGTGATGCAATTCCTGAATGAAGTCGAAATCCTAACCCGCCTGCGCCATCGCAATCTTGTTTCCCTCTATGGCTGCACTTCACGCCACAGCCGGGAACTGTTGCTTGTTTATGAGTACATTCCTAATGGCACTCTGGCCGATCACATCCAGGGCGACCGGGCCAAGGATGGCTTGCTCACATGGCCTATTCGGATGAGCATAGCCGTGGAAACTGCCAGTGCATTGGCTTACCTCCACGCTACTGATATCATCCACCGTGATGTCAAGACTGACAACATACTACTCGACAACAGTTTTTCTGTCAAAGTTGCTGATTTTGGGCTTTCAAGACTCCTCCCAACCGATGTGACACACGTCTCTACAGCTCCACAGGGGACTCCCGGCTATGTTGATCCGGACTATTACCAATCTTACCAACTTACTGATAGGAGTGACGTTTATAGCTTTGGAGTTGTGCTCGTTGAGCTCATATCATCCATGCCTGCCGTTGACATTAGCAGACATAGGCATGAGATTAATTTGGCTAACTTAGCAATAAACCGAATCCAGAACCGTGCATTCAATGAGCTGATTGATCCTTCTCTTATGTATGAGTCAAACACTTCAGTCGAAAGGATGACTACGTCAGTGGCAGAGGTGGCTTTTGGATGCCTACAACTCGAAAAGGAAATGAGGCCAAGCATGAATGAAGTTCTGGAGGCTTTGAAGGAAATTCAAGATTACAAAGACGAGGAGAACAATGGGGAGCAAATTGACAATTCAGAGCCCTTAAATCATAGATGGCCTCATCCTTCCCCTGAGGGTGATGATGCTGTGTTGTTGAAGAGTGGCAAGGTGCCACCCTCACCCGATTCTGTAGCCAATGCTCACAGATGGGTTAGTGGCTCTTCCACATCCATTTCCAGTGGCTAA